The following proteins are encoded in a genomic region of Nicotiana sylvestris chromosome 4, ASM39365v2, whole genome shotgun sequence:
- the LOC138889975 gene encoding uncharacterized protein, whose product MDKQSGRFLEVLNQVYINLPFTKVLSQISTYVKFLKEILSNKRKVKETLVAKLTEHCSTILQNKLPQKCVDSGIFPIPYSLGSINFEKSLSDSCVSINLIPLSIFRSLEKEIGEIRYVYVSLQLTDQTRIIPKK is encoded by the coding sequence ATGGACAAACAATCTGGGCGTTTTCTAGAAGTGCTCAATCAGGTATATATTAATCTACCTTTCACAAAGGTACTCTCACAAATTTCAACATATGTCAAGTTCTTAAAGGAGATACTGTCTAACAAGAGAAAAGTGAAAGAGACTTTGGTTGCCAAGCTCACCGAACATTGTAGTACAATTCTGCAAAATAAGCTCCCTCAAAAGTGTGTAGATTCAGGGATTTTCCCTATACCTTACTCTCTAGGAAGTAttaactttgaaaaatctttatCTGATTCATGTGTTTCTATTAATCTTATTCCCTTGTCTATTTTTAGGAGCCTTGAGAAAGAAATCGGAGAAATTAGATATGTATATGTGTCTTTGCAGCTGACGGATCAGACCAGAATAATACCGAAGAAATAG
- the LOC138889976 gene encoding vicilin-like seed storage protein At2g18540, translated as MGKRKQNSNDLKLKLTDPFPFFKTEEEEEEEEEEEEEEEEEEEEEEEEEEEEEEKKKKKFENVRRLQKSKMMRRKKKCLELEDGLEKKDETMEEQKNNENQESKVGVDPEDSKKKKKKKKKKKKRRRRRRRRRRRRRRRRRRRRRNENEMNEEIKENKYMLSLPFR; from the exons AtggggaaaagaaaacaaaattcaAACGACTTAAAATTAAAGCTAACTGACCCCTTTCCCTTTTTTAagacagaagaagaagaagaagaagaagaagaagaagaagaagaagaagaagaagaagaagaagaagaagaagaagaagaagaagaagaagaagaaaagaagaagaagaaatttgAAAATGTAAGGAGGCTCCAGAAAAGCAAGATGATGagaagaaaaaaa AAGTGTCTAGAGCTAGAGGATGGTCTAGAAAAAAAAGATGAAACTATGGAGGAGCAGAAAAATAACGAAAATCAAGAAAGTAAAGTGGGGGTAGATCCTGAGGAtagtaagaagaagaagaagaagaagaagaagaagaagaaaagaagaagaagaagaagaagaagaagaagaagaagaagaagaagaagaagaagaagaagaaggaacgaAAATGAAATGAATGAGGAGATTAAGGAAAACAAATATATGCTTTCTCTACCTTTCCGCTAG
- the LOC138889977 gene encoding uncharacterized protein: MPRPIELKLPNPPPKNLDYSISCEYCFGTPGNDTEKLWHSKNAIHDLINTNRIEVQTPETPNINQNPLPTHQETDMIEIVHKGGEPKKPSQIVIMIRSSEVKPIKKPTIEGSVNKLSGTKGEPSAVVKKGSPCDDAAKQEKSKVVVPGVTRKPIIILRKAKTSRDNPILAKKAVTKEEGEEFLRKMKVQDYSIVEQLRKTHAQISMLSLLIHSDKHHRALMKILNEAYVPDKISVNHLEKIANKIFEVNKVTFSNDELHVEGTKHNRALYLTVKCEDSVVTTVLVDNGSSANICPLSTLNKLKADDERIHKNNICVRGFDGGGKDSVGDIVLELTIGPVKFTMEFQVLDVAVSYNLLLGRPWIHVAKAVPSTLH; this comes from the exons ATGCCGAGACCAATTGAATtgaaattgccaaaccctcctccaaagaatcttgattactctataagctgtgaatattgttttgGTACTCCGGGGAATGATACGGAGAAGTTGTGGCACTCAAAAAATGCCATCCATGATCTCATTAACACAAaccggattgaagtccaaactccagagacacccaacatcaaccagaacccgttgccaaCCCATCAGGAAACGGACATGATCGAAatagtacataagggaggggagcccaagaagccatcGCAGATTGTCAtaatgattcggtccagtgaggtcaagccaATCAAAAAACCCACGattgaaggatcagtgaacaagttgagtGGAACAAAAGGTGAACCATCTGCGGTAGTCAAGAAAGGGTCCCCATGTGATgatgccgcaaaacaagaaaagtcaaaagtggttgtgccaggagtgacaagaaagcctatcataatt ttaaggaaagctaaaacgtCCAGAGATAACCCAATTCTAGCAAAGAAAGCAGTGACTAAAGAAGAGGGGGAGGAGTTTCTGAGGAAGATGAaggtgcaagattattccatcgtggagcagttgaggaagacacatGCTCAAATTTCCATGCTGTCATTGTTGATCCACTCAGATAAGCATCATCGAGCCctaatgaaaattctgaacgaggctTACgtccccgacaaaatttcagtaaaccatctggaaaagatcgctaacaaaatatttgaggttaACAAAGTCACTTTCTCTAATGATGAGTTGCATGTGGAAGGTACTaaacacaacagagctctttatcttacggtaaaatgtgaagattctgtggttaccacggtattagttgacaatggttccagtgcaaacatctgccctctctctactctgaataAGCTGAAAGcggatgatgagaggattcacaagaacaacatctgcgttcggggatttgacggtggagggaaagattcagtcggtgatatagtgcttgagttaACAATAGGACCGGTgaaatttaccatggagttccaggtgctggaTGTAGCCGTctcctacaatttgctgttaggtcgaccttggattcatgtcgccaaagcagtcccgtccactctgcactag